One part of the Ralstonia pickettii genome encodes these proteins:
- a CDS encoding alpha/beta fold hydrolase, with product MPVSPRLAFVQCLSPSGLHRMAYHEWGDAQNPRVLVCVHGLSRTGRDFDVLAQALCNDYRVICPDVVGRGRSDWLADPKGYVLSQYASDMVTLLARLNAESVDWFGTSMGGLIGIGLAGLPKSPIRKLLLNDVGPRVTESSLTRIGAYLGLNVRFKTFDEGLAYLKTISASFGPHTPEQWRELNTAILKPQGGEWILHYDPRLAEPFKNTTPKMVAAGEATLWKLFEAIPGEVLVVRGAHSDLLTRETVEAMMQRGQHVNTVEIPDVGHAPTFIQSDQVAIARKFFLGQ from the coding sequence CACGAGTGGGGCGACGCGCAGAATCCGCGCGTGCTGGTTTGCGTGCATGGCCTCTCGCGCACGGGGCGTGATTTCGACGTGCTGGCACAGGCGCTGTGCAACGACTATCGCGTCATCTGCCCCGATGTGGTGGGCCGGGGGCGCTCTGATTGGCTGGCCGACCCGAAGGGCTATGTGCTGTCTCAGTACGCGTCCGACATGGTCACACTGCTCGCGCGGCTGAATGCCGAGTCCGTCGACTGGTTTGGAACCTCGATGGGCGGCCTGATCGGCATTGGCTTAGCGGGCTTGCCGAAATCGCCGATCCGCAAGCTGTTGCTCAACGATGTGGGCCCGCGCGTGACGGAATCGTCGTTGACGCGCATCGGCGCTTACCTCGGGTTGAACGTTCGCTTCAAGACGTTTGATGAAGGGCTGGCATACCTCAAGACGATCAGCGCTTCATTCGGCCCGCACACGCCGGAGCAATGGCGGGAGCTGAATACCGCGATCCTGAAGCCCCAGGGCGGCGAGTGGATCCTGCATTACGATCCGCGGCTGGCGGAGCCCTTCAAGAACACCACGCCCAAAATGGTCGCGGCCGGCGAGGCCACGCTGTGGAAACTGTTCGAGGCGATTCCCGGCGAGGTGCTGGTGGTACGCGGCGCGCATTCCGATTTGCTGACGCGCGAGACCGTCGAGGCCATGATGCAACGCGGCCAACACGTGAACACGGTGGAAATTCCCGACGTAGGCCATGCGCCGACCTTCATCCAGTCGGATCAGGTGGCGATCGCCCGCAAGTTCTTCCTCGGTCAATGA
- a CDS encoding RidA family protein, with amino-acid sequence MSTELKRYNVEHRYSDAAVYNGVVYVAGQVPETTLDAGIAEQTAEVLAIIDRVLAANGSDKTRILMCQIFLKDISEIGEMNKVWDQWVAADSKNSPPRATVEAALANPKYRIEIVVTAAQKS; translated from the coding sequence ATGAGCACTGAACTGAAGCGTTACAACGTCGAACATCGCTATTCCGACGCAGCCGTCTACAACGGTGTCGTGTACGTGGCCGGCCAGGTGCCGGAGACCACGCTCGACGCCGGCATTGCCGAGCAGACGGCGGAAGTGCTCGCCATCATAGATCGCGTGCTGGCCGCCAATGGCAGCGACAAGACGCGCATCCTGATGTGCCAGATCTTCCTGAAAGATATCAGCGAGATTGGCGAGATGAACAAGGTGTGGGACCAGTGGGTTGCCGCCGATTCCAAGAACTCGCCGCCGCGCGCCACCGTTGAAGCCGCGCTGGCCAATCCGAAGTACCGCATCGAAATCGTCGTGACGGCCGCGCAGAAAAGCTGA